A single Dermacentor variabilis isolate Ectoservices chromosome 9, ASM5094787v1, whole genome shotgun sequence DNA region contains:
- the LOC142557995 gene encoding uncharacterized protein LOC142557995 produces the protein MKDGVPQPEQNDLMLTAAIFLLHSLVKERVEAFVCSREPEAVHVVPTVTYTGNILELPEFTVQLEALEIQAPNLLQAVATQMALYWTFDIVFCAKAQKTFDLQCRLIGVSSGIQATSLVRVAQTLLKQ, from the exons ACTTGATGCTCACCGCGGCCATATTTCTGCTGCACAGCCTGGTGAAGGAACGGGTTGAGGCGTTTGTGTGCAGTCGA GAGCCTGAAGCGGTGCACGTTGTACCGACTGTCACATACACCGGCAACATTCTGGAGCTGCCAGAGTTTACGGTCCAGCTGGAAGCGCTGGAGATCCAGGCGCCCAACCTACTACAAGCTGTCGCCACACAAATGGCATTGTACTGGACTTTTGACATAGTTTTTTGTGCAAAAGCACAGAAAACGTTTGACCTGCAGTGCCGCCTGATTGGTGTAAGCAGTGGCATACAAGCGACATCACTTGTCCGTGTGGCACAGACTTTGCTGAAGCAGTAA